A DNA window from Candidatus Wallbacteria bacterium contains the following coding sequences:
- a CDS encoding KUP/HAK/KT family potassium transporter, translating to MTKSELISDLSGLIKSLGLVFGDIGTSPIYTLAVALLLVPHEPANVLGIVSLIIWTLFVLVTLEYAWLATHLSRNGEGGTLILAGIIKPKLSGAKKSIITLLSFLGISLLIGDGVITPAISILSAVEGIRLIPGCLDVSQWTLIILAGTIALFLFSVQRNGAGKVSGTFGPVMLVWFLTLGIYGFYWVLKCPEVIRALNPLEGLLFLWHQGSRGFFLLSAVILCSTGGEAMYTDMGHLGRLPIVRGWYFVYFTLILCYLGQGAFLLLHTGVVNPLFSMVNSVLQPLYVPFLILSIMATVIASQAMISGMFSIAFQAMAARLIPLFKIDYTSAKIRTQIYIGIVNWFLCFFVLLLMVVFKCSAGLAAAYGLAVTGDMTITGILMCWLFFLRKRKLHLFGALTVVLVDLTYLCANLHKIPQGGYWSLVISSIPFLLILLYTRGQRRLFERLKPTSLTEFREKYLEARFAGTMLDGNAVFLARDPNFIPPYIVRTFFTHRIIYRNCYLVSVSTTTTPFGVSWTFGEEIAPGLRPFLITTGYMEQVELEQVLTEAGINAVAVFYGVEEIDTESPIWKIFRLIRKITPHYIEFYHLPSEKLHGVVTRVQM from the coding sequence ATCACTAAAAGTGAACTCATTTCGGACTTATCAGGCCTGATCAAGTCTCTGGGCCTGGTGTTCGGAGATATCGGCACCAGCCCTATTTATACCCTGGCAGTCGCACTGTTGCTGGTTCCACATGAACCGGCCAATGTGCTGGGAATCGTTTCTCTGATCATCTGGACGCTTTTCGTGCTGGTTACGCTTGAATATGCCTGGCTGGCTACTCACTTGAGCCGCAACGGTGAGGGAGGTACTCTGATCCTGGCTGGCATCATCAAACCCAAGCTCTCAGGTGCGAAGAAGTCGATCATCACCTTGCTCTCTTTCCTGGGTATTTCGCTGCTGATTGGTGACGGAGTGATCACCCCTGCAATCAGCATCCTGAGCGCCGTGGAAGGAATCAGGCTGATTCCCGGCTGCCTGGATGTCTCTCAATGGACTCTGATCATACTTGCGGGCACGATCGCCCTGTTCCTGTTTTCGGTCCAGCGCAACGGAGCCGGAAAAGTTTCCGGGACGTTTGGCCCAGTCATGCTGGTCTGGTTCCTCACCCTCGGCATTTATGGATTCTATTGGGTCCTGAAGTGCCCTGAAGTGATCCGGGCGCTGAATCCGCTCGAGGGACTCCTTTTTCTTTGGCATCAGGGCAGCAGGGGCTTTTTCCTTCTCTCAGCCGTGATCCTCTGCAGCACAGGTGGCGAAGCCATGTACACGGACATGGGACATTTAGGCCGCCTGCCCATTGTCAGGGGATGGTACTTTGTGTATTTCACCCTGATCCTCTGCTATCTGGGCCAGGGCGCATTCCTGCTGCTGCATACCGGAGTAGTGAATCCCCTGTTTTCCATGGTGAATTCGGTTTTGCAGCCATTGTATGTACCTTTCCTGATCCTGAGCATCATGGCCACTGTGATCGCTTCCCAGGCCATGATCAGCGGGATGTTTTCCATCGCCTTCCAGGCCATGGCAGCCCGCCTGATTCCACTCTTTAAAATAGACTATACTTCCGCCAAAATCCGCACGCAGATCTATATCGGGATCGTCAACTGGTTTCTGTGTTTCTTCGTACTGCTTCTGATGGTTGTTTTCAAATGTTCGGCAGGCCTTGCTGCCGCTTACGGGCTCGCAGTGACCGGCGACATGACTATCACCGGAATCCTGATGTGCTGGCTCTTTTTTCTGCGGAAACGGAAGCTGCACCTTTTCGGAGCATTGACAGTGGTTCTGGTGGACCTGACATATCTCTGCGCCAACCTGCATAAAATACCCCAGGGAGGCTACTGGTCGCTGGTGATTTCCTCCATCCCTTTTCTGCTGATCCTTCTATACACCAGAGGCCAGCGGCGATTGTTTGAAAGGCTCAAACCAACTTCTTTAACGGAATTCAGGGAAAAATACCTGGAAGCACGCTTTGCCGGGACAATGCTTGACGGGAATGCGGTATTCCTTGCGCGCGACCCGAATTTCATCCCTCCTTACATAGTGAGGACATTTTTTACCCACCGGATTATCTACCGCAACTGTTACCTGGTTTCAGTATCTACCACTACTACGCCTTTCGGGGTCAGCTGGACTTTTGGCGAGGAAATCGCGCCTGGACTGAGGCCGTTCCTGATCACTACCGGATATATGGAGCAAGTTGAACTGGAGCAGGTGCTCACAGAAGCCGGAATCAACGCAGTTGCAGTTTTTTATGGAGTAGAAGAGATCGATACTGAGAGCCCGATCTGGAAGATTTTCCGTCTGATCCGTAAGATCACCCCCCATTACATTGAGTTTTACCACCTGCCTTCAGAGAAACTGCATGGGGTCGTCACCAGAGTGCAGATGTAA
- a CDS encoding PD-(D/E)XK nuclease family protein, with protein sequence MLKKFITLDYSVDLLEHLCGMLLDGSQLERKMVIFPGKRPALYLRKKLSLKLGRDFLPPQILSLSELINRCVEPAGREIDSSEGSFLLYKFLNELPSGPLQQKLSSFRSFSAFFYWGLELFRLFEEFLSGSIGETEIRQLSEAQEFAEAPPEALYLWKNMGEIFSSWCRMLDREKLHTAGLLCRRAGDLSRIELPGVDQIIFASFYSLTASEQKLFRRIMESRPSVYLAQCEPADQVVLNLSRSFETTQERVSSILKKPAVTHHQATSVQHEMVLLRELLRGSGDLSDCAVVMPRSESLIPFLWETADYLDQDYNVSLTYPLKRTPFYSLLERIMQVQETRVEEKYYSRNFLSLFSHPYVKSISFEGQDPSLTRMVVQNLAETFEKKQLQFFSISELPDLLKPDLRTSHNGLPPAIEERLLHFLLAKFIRNFEAVSSLAGLFSGFKSMLLFLSGNSDSVHYYFAPEFLESFLTLFSSLEKSCLSEYEAGSGKSTDLFNIFRHLAEQTSVNFRGVPLKGYQVLGLFETRSLKFGRVFFLDLNDDVLPSVRKYEALISPALRKAAGLPTYRDRELLYRHYFRAAVQGSGEAHLFHLTGADKVKSRFVEEFIWEQEKVSGRLSASVFEQAFPVRLKKDTGLKIFKDEIMKTLSNMTFSPSKVDTYLNCPLSFYFKYLAHFRDLAEESQAVALGSLVHTILERLFTGVKNLNHQEIRRLQDILPRIIDTAYSENYPILEGEILIGKKLVEKRLEDLLKLESRRFSEIPGRLVGLEHEIRGEFPHGGLRFQGKLDRVEKQGFTLRIIDYKTGNVDFLKPRIREILESDSPISERTEMKRLIRSFQLPLYLHLIREEETASDLDACWFAIKQVELVSIFGKTNPKEKEELLDRILDSCRQLTAEMLDPETPFENQCRDAKECGSCSFRHLCGG encoded by the coding sequence GAACATCTTTGCGGCATGCTGCTCGACGGAAGTCAGCTTGAGAGGAAAATGGTGATTTTCCCGGGCAAGCGGCCGGCGCTGTATCTGAGAAAAAAGCTCTCCCTGAAACTGGGACGCGATTTCCTGCCTCCGCAGATCCTGTCGCTTTCCGAACTGATCAACAGGTGCGTGGAACCGGCAGGCCGGGAAATCGATTCAAGCGAAGGCAGCTTCCTGCTTTACAAGTTTCTGAATGAACTTCCTTCAGGCCCGTTGCAGCAGAAACTCAGCTCGTTCAGAAGCTTCTCGGCATTTTTCTACTGGGGACTGGAACTTTTCAGGTTATTCGAGGAATTCCTGTCAGGATCGATCGGAGAAACTGAAATCAGGCAACTTTCTGAAGCCCAGGAATTCGCGGAAGCTCCGCCTGAAGCGCTATATCTCTGGAAAAACATGGGCGAGATCTTTTCCAGCTGGTGCAGGATGCTTGATCGGGAAAAACTGCATACTGCAGGTCTACTCTGCCGCAGGGCAGGCGATCTCAGCAGGATCGAACTGCCAGGCGTCGATCAAATCATCTTCGCTTCATTCTATTCCCTGACAGCCAGCGAACAGAAGCTGTTCAGGAGGATCATGGAAAGCAGGCCTTCAGTATATCTTGCACAGTGCGAGCCTGCAGATCAGGTGGTCCTGAATCTGTCACGCAGTTTCGAAACGACTCAGGAACGCGTAAGTTCCATTTTAAAAAAACCTGCTGTGACCCATCATCAGGCTACCAGTGTGCAGCACGAAATGGTGCTGCTGCGCGAATTGTTGCGCGGATCAGGAGATCTGTCTGACTGTGCGGTGGTAATGCCGAGGTCAGAATCACTGATACCTTTCCTCTGGGAAACCGCGGATTACCTGGACCAGGATTACAACGTTTCTCTGACATATCCGCTTAAACGCACCCCTTTTTACAGCCTGCTCGAACGGATCATGCAGGTGCAGGAAACCAGAGTGGAGGAAAAATATTACTCCAGGAATTTTCTCTCGCTTTTCTCCCATCCGTATGTGAAAAGCATCTCGTTTGAAGGTCAGGACCCTTCTCTCACCAGGATGGTGGTGCAGAATCTGGCTGAAACCTTCGAAAAAAAGCAGCTCCAGTTTTTTTCCATCTCCGAGCTGCCTGACCTCTTGAAGCCTGACTTGAGAACTTCACACAACGGACTGCCTCCTGCTATAGAGGAGCGGCTGCTTCATTTCCTGCTCGCTAAATTCATCCGGAATTTCGAAGCTGTCTCATCGCTGGCAGGCCTGTTTTCCGGATTCAAATCAATGCTCCTCTTTCTGTCCGGAAACAGCGACAGCGTGCATTACTACTTTGCGCCTGAGTTTCTGGAAAGCTTCCTGACACTGTTCTCAAGCCTGGAAAAAAGCTGCCTTTCCGAGTATGAGGCCGGAAGCGGGAAAAGCACGGATCTTTTCAACATTTTCAGGCATCTGGCTGAGCAGACTTCAGTAAATTTCAGGGGTGTGCCTCTCAAAGGCTATCAGGTGCTCGGACTGTTCGAGACCAGATCCCTCAAATTCGGCAGGGTTTTTTTTCTGGACTTGAATGACGACGTGCTCCCAAGTGTCAGGAAATATGAGGCCCTGATTTCTCCCGCGCTGCGCAAAGCGGCGGGCCTGCCAACATACAGGGACAGGGAACTTCTTTACAGACATTATTTCAGAGCAGCGGTTCAAGGTTCAGGTGAAGCCCATCTGTTCCATTTAACAGGAGCGGACAAAGTCAAAAGTCGTTTTGTGGAAGAATTCATCTGGGAACAGGAAAAAGTTTCAGGCAGGCTTTCGGCTTCCGTTTTCGAACAGGCTTTCCCTGTAAGGCTGAAAAAAGATACAGGTCTCAAGATTTTCAAGGATGAGATCATGAAAACGCTTTCAAACATGACTTTTTCACCTTCCAAAGTGGACACCTACCTGAACTGTCCGCTTTCCTTCTATTTCAAGTACCTGGCGCATTTCAGGGATCTGGCCGAAGAATCACAGGCTGTCGCGCTGGGAAGCCTGGTGCATACGATACTGGAAAGACTTTTTACGGGGGTGAAAAATCTGAATCATCAGGAAATCCGCAGACTTCAAGACATACTGCCCCGGATCATCGATACTGCTTATTCTGAAAACTATCCGATCCTGGAGGGTGAGATCCTGATCGGGAAAAAGCTGGTGGAAAAAAGGCTTGAGGATCTGCTGAAGCTGGAGTCCCGCAGATTTTCAGAAATCCCGGGAAGGCTCGTCGGACTTGAACATGAAATCAGGGGAGAATTCCCCCATGGCGGCCTCAGATTCCAGGGTAAGCTGGACAGGGTGGAAAAACAGGGCTTTACGCTCAGAATCATTGATTACAAAACCGGAAATGTCGATTTTCTAAAGCCCAGGATCCGGGAAATCCTTGAGTCAGATTCTCCCATATCCGAACGTACTGAAATGAAACGCCTGATCCGCTCATTCCAGCTTCCCCTCTATCTTCACCTGATCAGAGAAGAAGAGACAGCCAGTGATCTAGATGCCTGCTGGTTTGCGATCAAGCAGGTAGAACTGGTCAGTATTTTCGGAAAAACCAATCCCAAAGAAAAAGAGGAGCTTCTAGATAGAATTCTTGATTCCTGCCGGCAGCTGACCGCTGAAATGCTCGATCCTGAAACACCGTTTGAAAACCAGTGTAGGGATGCAAAGGAATGCGGCAGCTGCAGCTTCAGGCACCTCTGCGGAGGTTGA
- a CDS encoding KUP/HAK/KT family potassium transporter, which translates to MKKPVTDYSSFLKSLGLVFGDIGTSPLYTLAVIFLLIPPESANIIGIISLILWTLFVLVTVEYAWLATHLSLNGEGGTLVLAEIIKPRLRGRRLIFMTFMSYLGISLLIGDGVITPSISILSAVEGIRLIPGCLNFSQWTLIILAGTIAIFLFSFQRFGTEKVAGTFGPVMFLWFITLGLYGMYWIIKAPGVLRALNPLEGLYFLVNHGIHGFLILSAVILCSTGGEALYADMGHLGRLPIVRAWYFVYFTLILCYLGQGAFLLLHPIVTNPLFSMVYALSRPLYVPFLILSIMATVIASQAMISGMFSIAFQAMAVRLIPLLGIDYTSARIRSQIYIGIVNWFLCFFVLLMMFVFKNSAGLAAAYGLAVTGTMTITGILMSWIFFIRKKKLHLAAAVIVTFVDLIYLLANLHKIPQGGYWTLVISSIPLFLILLYTNGQRRLFSRLKPTPLSEFREKYLEARSNGRMLEGNAVFLARDPNFIPPYIVRTFFTHRIIYCNSYLVSVSYTTKPYGITSVFGEEIAPGLRPFLISAGYMEHVELEKVLTEASINAVAIFYGVEEIDTESPVWKIFRFIRKNTPHYIEFYRLPSEKLHGVITRVEI; encoded by the coding sequence TTGAAAAAACCGGTTACGGATTATTCTTCGTTTCTTAAATCTCTCGGACTAGTTTTCGGTGATATCGGTACCAGCCCGCTTTATACTCTGGCAGTAATATTCCTGTTGATACCACCCGAATCGGCAAATATCATCGGAATCATTTCGCTGATTCTCTGGACCCTTTTCGTGCTGGTCACTGTAGAATATGCCTGGCTTGCCACTCATCTTTCACTGAACGGCGAGGGAGGCACGCTGGTGCTGGCAGAGATCATCAAGCCAAGGCTCCGGGGTCGGCGCTTGATTTTCATGACATTCATGTCTTATCTGGGCATATCCCTTCTGATCGGAGATGGAGTGATCACGCCTTCGATCAGTATCTTGAGTGCAGTAGAAGGCATCAGGCTGATCCCAGGCTGCCTAAACTTTTCTCAATGGACACTAATTATTCTGGCCGGCACTATCGCGATTTTCCTCTTTTCATTTCAGAGATTCGGTACTGAAAAGGTGGCCGGAACATTCGGACCTGTGATGTTCCTATGGTTCATAACTCTTGGACTCTATGGCATGTATTGGATTATAAAGGCACCCGGTGTTCTGCGGGCATTGAATCCGCTGGAAGGACTCTATTTCCTCGTCAATCATGGAATTCATGGGTTTTTAATCCTCTCGGCAGTAATCCTTTGCAGCACAGGTGGCGAAGCCCTTTACGCGGACATGGGCCATCTGGGCCGTCTGCCGATCGTGCGGGCCTGGTATTTCGTATACTTTACTCTGATCCTCTGCTATCTTGGCCAGGGCGCTTTTCTATTGCTTCATCCCATCGTTACGAATCCTTTGTTTTCTATGGTATATGCGCTATCCAGACCATTGTACGTTCCATTCCTGATTCTCAGCATCATGGCGACTGTGATCGCTTCCCAGGCCATGATCAGCGGGATGTTTTCCATCGCTTTCCAGGCAATGGCTGTCCGCCTGATTCCTCTGCTGGGCATCGATTACACTTCTGCCCGCATCCGCTCCCAGATCTACATCGGGATCGTGAACTGGTTTCTCTGCTTTTTTGTGCTGCTGATGATGTTTGTTTTCAAGAATTCGGCAGGTCTTGCGGCTGCTTACGGGCTGGCTGTAACAGGGACCATGACTATCACCGGGATTCTGATGAGCTGGATTTTTTTCATCCGTAAGAAAAAACTGCATCTGGCTGCAGCAGTGATTGTCACTTTTGTCGATCTTATCTACCTTTTAGCCAATCTCCACAAGATTCCTCAGGGAGGATACTGGACTCTGGTGATTTCCTCGATCCCTCTATTCCTGATACTGCTATACACCAATGGACAACGCCGTCTTTTCTCAAGATTGAAACCCACTCCACTCTCGGAATTCAGGGAAAAATACCTGGAAGCGCGTTCCAATGGGCGGATGCTTGAAGGGAATGCAGTGTTTCTGGCAAGAGATCCGAATTTCATTCCTCCATACATAGTCAGGACTTTTTTCACTCATCGGATCATATACTGCAATTCCTACCTGGTTTCTGTTTCTTACACCACAAAACCGTATGGCATTACCTCCGTTTTTGGAGAAGAAATCGCGCCCGGTTTGCGGCCGTTCCTGATCAGCGCGGGGTACATGGAGCATGTGGAACTGGAGAAAGTCCTGACCGAAGCCAGCATCAACGCGGTAGCAATATTTTATGGAGTTGAAGAGATCGATACTGAGAGTCCGGTCTGGAAAATCTTCCGCTTCATTCGTAAAAATACGCCTCATTACATTGAGTTCTATCGTCTGCCGTCTGAGAAGCTGCACGGCGTGATCACCAGGGTTGAAATTTGA
- the pruA gene encoding L-glutamate gamma-semialdehyde dehydrogenase, whose protein sequence is MSNGIYEVKTPVNEPILAYAPGAREKKELKSRLAELKSKEYEIPLIIGGTEIRTGKTGKCIIPHDKKHVLAVYHKAGEPEIRKAIEAALAAKWQWENMPWEHRAAIFLKAAELLAGPWRSTLNAATMLGQSKTAFQAEIDAACELIDFFRFNAYFMRELYKDQPGSTSAYWDRLEYRPLEGFVFAVTPFNFTSIAGNLPSAPAMMGNTVLWKPASTAVYSGYFLMKLFEEAGLPPGVINFIPGTGAQIGEIVLNHTELAGIHFTGSTKVFQQMWKTVGNNIGKYRSYPRIVGETGGKDFIFAHPTADIRALATAMIRGAFEYQGQKCSAASRAFVPRSIWNKLLKILDSEIRTIRMGDTEDFTNFLGAVIDQNSFDNLKSCIETARKSKDAEVVIGGKCDSSKGFFIEPTVILAKDPKFKTMVEEIFGPVLTIYVYADKDYEKTLKLCDAGSPYGLTGAVFARDRYALVQMENALRHAAGNFYLNDKPTGAVVGQQPFGGSRASGTNDKAGSKLNLIRWTSPRAIKELFDPPKAYGYPFMAEK, encoded by the coding sequence ATGTCCAATGGAATTTACGAAGTTAAAACACCTGTCAATGAGCCGATCCTTGCTTATGCCCCGGGGGCCAGGGAAAAAAAGGAACTCAAATCCAGACTGGCTGAACTCAAGAGTAAGGAATATGAAATACCTCTGATTATCGGTGGAACTGAGATCAGGACCGGGAAGACCGGAAAATGCATCATCCCGCATGATAAGAAACATGTACTGGCAGTCTATCATAAGGCAGGGGAACCTGAGATCAGGAAGGCCATCGAGGCCGCACTCGCTGCTAAATGGCAGTGGGAAAACATGCCCTGGGAACACAGGGCGGCGATTTTTCTGAAAGCCGCCGAGCTGCTGGCCGGTCCCTGGCGGTCCACTCTGAACGCCGCCACCATGCTCGGGCAGAGTAAGACCGCCTTTCAGGCAGAAATCGATGCTGCCTGCGAACTGATCGATTTTTTCCGTTTCAACGCCTATTTCATGAGAGAGCTGTACAAAGATCAGCCCGGTTCCACTTCCGCATACTGGGACAGGCTGGAATACAGGCCACTGGAAGGTTTCGTGTTCGCCGTCACTCCATTCAACTTCACCTCGATCGCGGGAAACCTGCCGTCAGCTCCGGCCATGATGGGAAACACAGTGCTCTGGAAGCCTGCCTCCACTGCTGTCTACTCAGGGTATTTCCTGATGAAACTGTTTGAAGAAGCCGGACTGCCCCCGGGTGTGATCAACTTCATCCCCGGCACAGGGGCACAGATTGGCGAGATCGTGCTCAATCACACTGAACTGGCCGGGATCCATTTCACGGGTTCCACCAAAGTTTTCCAGCAGATGTGGAAAACTGTCGGGAACAACATCGGGAAATACAGGAGTTACCCGCGCATCGTCGGAGAAACGGGCGGCAAGGACTTCATCTTCGCTCATCCGACGGCTGACATCAGGGCTCTCGCTACAGCCATGATCAGGGGAGCCTTCGAATACCAGGGCCAGAAATGCTCTGCCGCTTCGCGCGCCTTTGTGCCGAGGAGCATCTGGAACAAGCTGCTCAAGATACTGGACAGCGAGATCCGCACGATCAGGATGGGGGACACCGAAGATTTCACAAACTTCCTGGGTGCCGTGATCGACCAGAATTCATTCGACAACCTCAAGTCCTGCATCGAAACCGCCAGAAAGAGCAAGGACGCGGAAGTGGTGATCGGCGGGAAATGTGATTCCAGCAAGGGATTTTTCATCGAGCCTACCGTGATCCTCGCCAAGGATCCCAAGTTCAAAACCATGGTGGAAGAGATCTTCGGCCCTGTGCTCACGATTTACGTCTATGCTGACAAGGATTATGAAAAAACGTTGAAACTTTGTGATGCCGGATCTCCTTACGGCCTCACGGGCGCTGTCTTTGCCCGGGACCGCTATGCCCTCGTGCAGATGGAAAACGCTCTCCGCCACGCAGCCGGTAATTTCTATCTGAACGACAAGCCTACAGGAGCAGTGGTAGGACAGCAGCCGTTCGGCGGAAGCCGCGCTTCAGGCACCAATGACAAGGCCGGCAGCAAGCTTAACCTGATCCGCTGGACGAGCCCCAGGGCGATCAAGGAGCTGTTCGACCCGCCCAAGGCGTATGGATATCCATTCATGGCTGAAAAGTGA
- a CDS encoding ACT domain-containing protein yields the protein MDKVVLTAFGMDKVGIVGKITTRLAEYNCSILDMTQTLMKEMFTMMIIFNTQGSSLAFNELKEKLEGLGEELGIKIFVQHENVFRYMHRL from the coding sequence TTGGATAAGGTAGTCTTGACAGCCTTCGGCATGGATAAGGTCGGGATCGTGGGAAAGATCACCACCCGGCTTGCGGAATACAACTGCTCCATTCTGGACATGACCCAGACCCTGATGAAGGAGATGTTCACCATGATGATCATCTTCAATACCCAGGGCTCCTCGCTCGCCTTCAATGAACTGAAGGAAAAGCTCGAGGGGCTTGGGGAAGAGCTGGGAATCAAGATCTTTGTTCAGCATGAGAATGTTTTCAGGTATATGCATAGATTATAA
- the recA gene encoding recombinase RecA has protein sequence MADDKKRALDMAISYVQKQFGKTAIMRLGDNSQVLKVETISTGILTLDKALGIGGLPRGRVVEIFGPESSGKTTLALFVTAEAQKSGGIVAFIDVEHALDPEYAKLLGVDIDNLLVSQPSSGEEALEICETLIRSGSVDAIVLDSVAALVTKAEIEGEMGDAHIALQARLMSQALRKLTGAISKTKTLMIFINQIREKPGVMYGNPETTPGGRALKFYASVRIEVKKCGNVEKAGEQVGTRVKAKVVKNKVAPPFKFAEFEMIFGEGISKTGMIVDLAAEYNIIEKSGAWYTYGQHKLGQGKENVKQFFKENIDIYNEVTSKVKEKLAG, from the coding sequence CTGGCAGATGACAAGAAGCGTGCGCTGGATATGGCGATTTCCTATGTGCAGAAGCAGTTCGGAAAGACGGCCATCATGCGGCTTGGCGATAACTCTCAAGTTTTGAAAGTGGAGACGATTTCCACTGGAATACTCACTCTGGACAAAGCCCTCGGGATTGGCGGCCTGCCCCGCGGTAGGGTCGTCGAAATCTTCGGCCCGGAATCGAGCGGTAAGACTACGCTGGCCTTATTCGTGACTGCAGAAGCCCAGAAATCCGGCGGCATCGTGGCCTTCATAGATGTGGAACACGCTCTGGATCCTGAATATGCCAAGCTTCTCGGCGTGGATATCGATAACCTCCTGGTTTCCCAGCCCTCCTCAGGCGAGGAAGCCCTTGAAATCTGTGAAACACTTATCCGCAGCGGCAGCGTCGATGCCATCGTGCTTGACTCCGTGGCAGCTCTTGTAACCAAAGCCGAGATCGAGGGAGAAATGGGGGATGCCCATATCGCGCTGCAGGCGAGGCTGATGTCACAGGCACTGCGCAAGCTCACCGGTGCCATCTCTAAAACCAAGACGCTGATGATCTTTATTAACCAGATCCGCGAAAAGCCCGGCGTGATGTATGGAAACCCTGAGACCACCCCCGGCGGACGCGCCCTCAAGTTCTATGCTTCGGTGCGCATCGAGGTAAAAAAATGTGGAAATGTGGAAAAGGCCGGAGAGCAGGTCGGAACCCGTGTCAAGGCGAAGGTCGTCAAAAATAAAGTGGCTCCTCCCTTCAAGTTTGCAGAATTCGAGATGATTTTCGGCGAAGGCATCTCCAAAACCGGCATGATCGTAGATCTGGCCGCTGAGTATAACATCATCGAGAAGAGCGGAGCCTGGTATACATATGGCCAGCACAAGCTCGGGCAGGGTAAGGAAAACGTCAAGCAGTTCTTCAAGGAAAACATCGACATTTACAACGAGGTCACATCCAAAGTCAAGGAGAAACTGGCTGGCTGA
- a CDS encoding RecX family transcriptional regulator has product MHRSCREFALKLFTSRDYSSYELRRKLASAGFSFTEINCALEELDKLGLLDDERVLSEILYKTIAKKPVGRERLLSLLDKLGVPLEKAQEIVKLFPDGQLITLALNYLKKNKLATDRKKTLNFLRSGCFSEEEGRTILDELGFLDSD; this is encoded by the coding sequence ATGCACAGAAGCTGCCGTGAATTTGCACTGAAACTTTTCACCAGCCGCGACTATTCATCGTATGAACTCCGGCGGAAGTTGGCTTCTGCCGGTTTTTCCTTCACTGAAATTAATTGTGCATTAGAGGAACTTGACAAACTCGGCCTGCTGGATGACGAGAGGGTACTGTCGGAAATTCTTTACAAAACCATTGCGAAAAAGCCGGTAGGGCGGGAACGGTTGCTGTCATTGCTTGACAAGTTGGGAGTGCCTCTTGAAAAAGCCCAGGAAATTGTTAAGCTGTTTCCTGACGGGCAGCTGATAACACTTGCCTTGAATTATCTGAAAAAAAACAAACTCGCAACAGACCGGAAAAAAACATTAAATTTTCTCCGCTCCGGATGTTTCTCGGAAGAAGAAGGCAGGACAATTTTAGATGAACTTGGATTTCTTGACTCAGATTGA